A region from the Melioribacter roseus P3M-2 genome encodes:
- the scpB gene encoding SMC-Scp complex subunit ScpB: MDNIYYSVIEALIFASDEPLPAKEIVNAIKEIDGADIEITVQEIDEAVNMLNEKYDQNGHAFKILRIANGFIYATKPDHAKYVGFLSTEKSKRRLSQAALETLAIIAYKQPITKPELEAIRGVNSDYTLNTLLEKNLITIKGRAETVGRPLLYGTTDEFLKYFGLNNISDLPKPREIEEIMKDEDFQEQKRRIMMNEVEEELEKETNNEGADDEDTIE; this comes from the coding sequence ATGGATAATATCTATTATTCCGTTATCGAAGCTCTGATCTTTGCTTCGGACGAGCCGTTGCCAGCAAAAGAAATTGTCAATGCAATCAAGGAAATTGACGGAGCGGATATCGAAATCACCGTTCAGGAAATCGACGAAGCAGTTAATATGTTGAATGAAAAATACGACCAGAACGGACACGCATTTAAAATACTCAGAATCGCAAACGGATTTATTTATGCGACCAAACCAGATCATGCTAAATATGTTGGATTTCTTTCAACCGAAAAGAGCAAACGACGACTCAGTCAGGCTGCGCTCGAAACTCTGGCTATTATCGCATACAAACAACCGATTACAAAACCGGAACTCGAAGCCATTCGCGGCGTCAATTCCGACTATACTTTGAATACTCTTTTAGAAAAAAATCTGATTACGATTAAAGGCAGAGCCGAGACGGTCGGGAGACCGCTTCTTTACGGCACAACCGACGAATTTTTAAAATACTTCGGATTGAATAATATTTCCGATTTGCCTAAGCCTCGCGAAATCGAGGAGATTATGAAAGACGAGGATTTTCAGGAGCAAAAACGAAGAATTATGATGAACGAAGTCGAAGAGGAACTTGAAAAAGAAACTAACAACGAAGGCGCGGACGATGAAGATACGATTGAATAA
- a CDS encoding segregation and condensation protein A has product MYKIKLTQFEGPLDLLLFFIKRDELNIYDIPISKITKDFMDYLKMLQQLDLEIAGDFILMAATLMQIKVKMLLPKEVDEKGEEIDPRADLVKALLEYKRYKEMTEEFSYMESNMRSYNFRSNFEYDEKEKTANLDILLKNISLYDLIKAFKKVIESKKEEPVHQIKKWNVTIEEQMDYISEKVKSKKRIEFKELMKEMANKIKIVVTFIAVLEMVKSGKIGIEESPNFNDFIIYGLSDG; this is encoded by the coding sequence ATGTATAAAATAAAACTTACACAATTCGAAGGCCCGCTTGACCTTCTGCTCTTTTTTATAAAAAGGGACGAGCTCAATATTTACGATATTCCGATATCGAAAATTACCAAAGACTTTATGGATTATCTTAAAATGCTCCAGCAACTCGACCTCGAGATTGCCGGAGATTTTATTCTGATGGCGGCGACCCTGATGCAAATTAAAGTCAAAATGCTCCTCCCGAAAGAAGTCGACGAAAAAGGAGAGGAAATCGATCCGAGAGCCGACCTCGTCAAAGCATTGCTCGAGTATAAAAGATACAAAGAGATGACCGAGGAGTTCAGCTATATGGAATCGAATATGCGAAGTTATAATTTCCGCAGCAATTTCGAATACGACGAAAAAGAAAAAACGGCGAACCTCGATATCCTTTTGAAGAATATTTCTCTTTACGATCTTATTAAAGCTTTCAAAAAAGTAATCGAATCGAAAAAAGAAGAGCCGGTTCATCAAATAAAAAAATGGAATGTTACTATTGAAGAACAGATGGATTATATCAGCGAAAAGGTTAAATCGAAAAAGAGAATCGAATTCAAAGAATTGATGAAAGAGATGGCTAATAAAATTAAAATTGTCGTTACGTTTATCGCCGTCCTGGAGATGGTTAAATCGGGTAAAATCGGCATCGAGGAATCTCCTAATTTTAATGATTTTATAATCTACGGACTATCTGATGGATAA
- the trpS gene encoding tryptophan--tRNA ligase — translation MAKKRILSGMRPTGKLHLGHYVGALENWIDLQNQYDSYHLIADYHVLTTDLSTEHIYDNTIEMVIDWLAAGLDPEKSPFFRQSQIKEHAELFLIFSMLITKARLERNPTLKEQVRDLNIENVIYGHLGYPVLQAADILLYKGEAVPVGEDQVPHIEITREIARRFNNQYGEVFPEPEPLLTSFARLPGLDGNAKMSKSMGNTILLSDEPDAVTAKLKKAVTDTMKVRKNDPGRPEVCLVFTYHKKFNSGEIENIDADCRSGALGCVECKSRCAAKINEFLEPIIEKRKHYERNIDLVKDILREGEEKAKVVARQTMDEVHTSMKFG, via the coding sequence ATGGCTAAAAAGAGAATTCTAAGCGGTATGCGTCCTACGGGTAAACTGCATCTCGGACATTACGTAGGCGCGCTCGAAAACTGGATTGATCTCCAAAATCAATACGACAGTTATCACCTGATTGCCGACTATCACGTATTGACTACCGATTTATCGACCGAACATATTTACGACAATACAATCGAAATGGTTATAGATTGGCTGGCGGCCGGACTCGACCCTGAGAAGAGTCCGTTTTTTCGTCAGTCGCAGATTAAAGAACATGCGGAATTATTTCTGATATTTTCGATGCTTATTACAAAGGCGCGTTTGGAAAGAAATCCGACTTTAAAAGAGCAGGTTCGCGATTTGAATATTGAAAATGTAATATACGGTCATTTGGGTTACCCGGTTTTGCAGGCGGCGGACATTTTATTGTACAAAGGGGAAGCGGTGCCAGTTGGAGAAGACCAGGTTCCGCATATCGAAATTACGCGCGAAATTGCAAGGCGATTCAACAATCAGTACGGCGAAGTCTTTCCCGAACCGGAACCGCTTCTTACAAGTTTTGCGCGTTTGCCCGGTTTGGACGGCAATGCTAAAATGTCGAAATCGATGGGCAATACAATCCTGCTCTCCGACGAGCCGGATGCCGTTACGGCGAAATTAAAAAAGGCGGTTACGGATACTATGAAAGTCAGGAAAAACGATCCCGGACGACCTGAAGTTTGTCTGGTGTTTACGTATCACAAAAAATTTAATTCCGGCGAAATTGAAAACATCGATGCAGATTGCCGCAGCGGCGCTCTCGGGTGCGTTGAATGCAAGTCGAGATGCGCTGCTAAGATCAATGAATTCCTCGAGCCGATAATTGAAAAACGAAAACATTACGAGCGGAATATTGACTTGGTTAAAGACATACTGCGCGAAGGAGAGGAAAAAGCGAAAGTCGTTGCGCGGCAGACAATGGACGAAGTTCATACAAGTATGAAATTCGGATAA
- a CDS encoding HNH endonuclease has translation MKRDGHRCAYCGRGDLPLTVDHIIPKSRGGADTWENLVAACLPCNNKKGDRTPDEAGMKLRIKPFTPNHILFIKSAAGRIDTTWKPFLFD, from the coding sequence TTGAAACGCGACGGTCATCGATGCGCATATTGCGGCAGGGGAGATCTGCCTTTAACGGTTGACCATATTATTCCCAAATCGAGAGGCGGCGCCGATACTTGGGAAAACCTGGTGGCGGCTTGTTTGCCGTGCAATAATAAAAAAGGCGATAGAACTCCCGACGAAGCGGGTATGAAACTTAGAATAAAACCTTTTACTCCGAATCATATACTTTTTATCAAATCCGCAGCCGGCAGAATTGACACAACCTGGAAACCTTTCCTCTTCGATTGA
- the mnmA gene encoding tRNA 2-thiouridine(34) synthase MnmA produces MNENRVIVAMSGGVDSSVAAAILKKEGYDVIGITMKTWGFMEVGGAPKHESGCCSLDAIFDAKNVAELIGIPHYTVDFTKAFEETVIDDFVKEYLAGRTPNPCVVCNRKIKWEELLKKADSLDARYVATGHYAVVEKINDRYTLKYSKDTKKDQTYALWGLTQESLSRTLFPLGKYTKEEVRAIAAEFGLKTADKPDSQEICFVADNNYERFLRERIPEVINNIREGNLVYHGEIVGKHKGFPFYTIGQRRGLGVSFGKPVYVKNIDSNTNTIEIGDKEELLERRVKASDVNYVSQAILKEGEKVFGKIRYSDSAKEAVVIKSAPDSIEIEFSEPKNAVTPGQSLVLYDEKGYLLAGGIIEK; encoded by the coding sequence ATGAACGAAAATCGAGTTATCGTTGCCATGAGCGGCGGAGTCGATTCCTCCGTTGCAGCTGCTATATTGAAGAAGGAAGGCTACGATGTAATCGGCATTACAATGAAGACATGGGGATTTATGGAAGTGGGCGGAGCCCCGAAACACGAATCGGGATGCTGCTCGCTCGATGCAATTTTCGACGCAAAAAATGTGGCGGAGTTAATAGGCATTCCTCATTATACCGTCGATTTTACAAAAGCTTTTGAAGAAACGGTTATAGACGATTTTGTGAAAGAATATCTGGCAGGTAGAACCCCTAATCCGTGCGTCGTATGCAATCGTAAAATTAAATGGGAAGAGTTGCTGAAAAAAGCAGACTCGCTCGATGCGCGTTATGTTGCAACCGGACATTATGCGGTTGTGGAAAAAATTAACGACAGATATACTCTCAAATATTCGAAAGACACGAAGAAAGACCAAACTTACGCTCTCTGGGGACTTACACAGGAAAGTCTCTCCCGTACGTTATTTCCGCTCGGTAAATATACCAAAGAAGAAGTGAGAGCCATTGCCGCCGAATTCGGATTAAAAACCGCGGACAAACCGGATAGCCAGGAAATTTGTTTCGTCGCCGACAATAATTACGAACGATTTCTGCGCGAAAGAATTCCTGAGGTTATTAATAATATTCGGGAAGGCAATTTGGTCTATCATGGGGAAATTGTAGGCAAGCACAAAGGCTTTCCTTTTTATACAATCGGGCAAAGACGCGGTCTAGGTGTCTCGTTCGGTAAACCAGTATATGTAAAAAATATCGACAGCAATACGAACACAATTGAAATAGGCGACAAAGAAGAATTGCTCGAAAGAAGAGTAAAAGCGTCGGACGTTAATTATGTAAGCCAAGCTATATTAAAGGAAGGCGAAAAAGTCTTTGGTAAAATAAGGTATTCGGATTCGGCCAAGGAAGCGGTTGTAATAAAATCGGCGCCCGACTCGATTGAAATAGAATTTTCCGAACCCAAAAACGCCGTTACGCCGGGGCAATCTCTCGTCCTTTATGACGAAAAGGGGTATCTGCTTGCCGGAGGTATTATAGAAAAGTGA
- the acpS gene encoding holo-ACP synthase, producing the protein MVLGLGIDIIEIDRIKQSVDNYGDRFLEKIFTISELEYCLSKKNKYQHLAARFAAKEAITKALSSVNVSPGWKDIEISNLSNGRPVVNLRSIEIKEYLGNDKKLLISMSHSDHYVTCVAILSTTA; encoded by the coding sequence ATGGTCCTCGGACTCGGAATTGACATAATAGAAATCGACAGGATAAAGCAAAGCGTGGACAATTACGGCGATCGTTTTTTGGAGAAAATATTTACAATCTCCGAATTGGAATATTGTCTGTCAAAAAAGAATAAATATCAACATCTGGCGGCGCGCTTTGCCGCCAAGGAAGCCATAACAAAAGCGCTCTCGTCGGTAAATGTTAGCCCCGGTTGGAAGGACATTGAAATCAGCAATCTGTCGAACGGGAGGCCTGTTGTTAATTTGAGAAGTATCGAAATCAAAGAATATCTAGGAAACGACAAAAAACTTTTAATTTCGATGAGCCATTCCGACCATTACGTTACATGCGTGGCAATCCTTTCCACAACCGCCTGA
- a CDS encoding MlaD family protein, with protein MKMRDERKTEIKVGITVFLALIVFLWILGWAKNITFNSDKTELKIKFDNVAGLEIGDPVTVNGVRSGYVDDIRTENDYVVAVLKIDKETSLRRDATFQIMMLDLMGGKKVEIYPGNSDKPLDPNQIYEGLFLGDISTTMALLGNLQSDLISLVKEVNVTLAKLNNTVLDDSFTDKMKGLVSNLNHAAVNLNSFVARNDSNFSRLISNSIEITDNVNALVSENRDSVKVFINSANSTLYESKKLLSELNALLDETKRSENNLGRLLYDDKFMNDLKDTMTKLNKLVEILEKQIQGEGIKVDANIF; from the coding sequence ATGAAGATGAGAGACGAGAGAAAAACTGAAATAAAAGTCGGAATTACCGTATTCCTAGCGCTGATTGTCTTTTTGTGGATTCTCGGGTGGGCTAAAAATATTACATTTAATTCCGACAAAACCGAACTGAAAATAAAATTCGATAATGTAGCCGGACTCGAGATCGGCGACCCCGTAACCGTAAACGGAGTTCGCTCTGGTTACGTCGACGATATCAGAACCGAGAACGATTACGTAGTTGCCGTACTTAAGATTGATAAAGAAACCTCGCTAAGACGGGACGCCACTTTTCAAATAATGATGCTCGATTTAATGGGCGGCAAAAAAGTTGAAATTTATCCCGGAAATTCGGACAAACCTCTGGATCCGAATCAAATTTACGAAGGTTTGTTTCTCGGCGATATTTCTACTACTATGGCGCTGCTCGGAAATTTGCAATCGGATTTGATTAGTCTGGTCAAAGAAGTAAACGTTACTCTTGCAAAATTGAATAATACTGTGCTCGACGACAGTTTTACCGACAAGATGAAAGGTCTGGTAAGCAACTTGAATCATGCTGCGGTTAATCTAAATTCTTTTGTTGCTCGTAACGATTCCAATTTTTCAAGATTGATTTCCAATTCGATTGAAATTACCGATAATGTCAATGCGCTGGTTTCGGAAAACAGGGATTCGGTAAAAGTTTTTATTAATAGCGCTAATTCGACATTGTACGAATCGAAGAAACTTTTGAGCGAACTTAATGCTCTCTTAGACGAAACGAAGCGCAGCGAAAATAATCTCGGCAGATTATTGTATGACGATAAATTTATGAATGATCTAAAAGACACAATGACAAAATTGAATAAACTTGTTGAAATACTCGAAAAACAGATTCAGGGCGAAGGCATTAAAGTCGATGCAAATATTTTCTAA
- a CDS encoding hemolysin family protein, with product MESDSFLRIVLLVISIILSGFFSGAEVALFSIDKKKIKDFRKDSKVIGSYLQLLLDNPRRILVTILLGNTVVNTAASIISVLIALDLAKVYGVSEELAVTIQILILTIIILLFGEIIPKLVANKNSINFAKVVALPLYWISVLFFPIAKILSDLLRAATSRMKTEKFKNPLLSSEITELTTLGVEKGTIEEDEHELIEGIVSFRSVTAREIMTPRVDIVAVPVDITFDELMKVINESGYSRIPLYENSLDNIIGIIYAKDLLPYLKNPEMRKSLSLRKIAREVFFVPQTKYINELLHDFQEKKLHLGIVVDEYGGTAGLISLEDILEEIVGDIRDEFDKEENPIVKVSENSYLLSGRLPIDELSELLETEFSNEDDDYDTLAGFILNHAGSIPEEGFSFVDMGVKFTVKEIHNKRINKVLVEKLPEQK from the coding sequence TTGGAAAGCGATTCATTTCTGCGCATAGTTCTTCTTGTAATTTCTATTATTCTTTCCGGATTCTTCTCGGGAGCTGAAGTAGCGCTCTTTTCGATCGATAAGAAAAAAATTAAAGATTTCCGGAAAGATAGCAAAGTTATTGGGAGCTATCTCCAACTCCTGTTGGACAATCCGCGTCGTATATTGGTGACCATATTGCTCGGTAATACCGTTGTTAATACCGCCGCATCCATAATTTCGGTTCTGATTGCGCTCGACCTTGCAAAAGTTTACGGAGTTTCGGAAGAACTGGCAGTAACGATTCAGATTTTGATTCTGACTATTATTATACTTCTGTTCGGCGAAATTATCCCGAAATTGGTTGCAAATAAAAACAGCATCAACTTTGCAAAAGTTGTGGCGTTGCCTCTTTATTGGATTAGCGTGCTGTTTTTCCCCATTGCAAAAATTCTAAGCGACTTGTTGCGGGCGGCGACTTCCAGAATGAAGACCGAAAAATTTAAGAACCCTCTTCTGAGTTCCGAAATTACCGAACTGACTACCCTCGGGGTGGAAAAGGGAACAATCGAAGAAGACGAGCACGAATTAATCGAAGGAATTGTATCGTTCAGAAGCGTAACTGCCAGGGAAATTATGACTCCGCGCGTCGATATTGTCGCTGTTCCGGTAGATATTACTTTCGATGAACTCATGAAAGTCATTAATGAATCGGGCTATAGCCGAATCCCTTTATACGAAAACTCGCTCGATAATATTATCGGTATTATTTATGCGAAGGACTTGCTGCCGTATCTGAAAAATCCGGAAATGAGAAAATCCCTGTCGCTCCGTAAAATAGCGCGGGAAGTTTTCTTTGTGCCACAAACAAAATATATAAACGAATTGCTCCACGATTTTCAGGAAAAGAAACTTCATCTCGGAATAGTTGTCGACGAATACGGCGGTACGGCGGGTCTGATTTCTCTGGAAGATATTCTTGAAGAAATTGTGGGCGATATTCGTGACGAATTCGATAAAGAAGAAAATCCGATAGTCAAGGTTTCGGAAAATTCGTACTTGCTCAGCGGCAGATTGCCTATCGATGAATTGAGTGAGTTATTAGAAACCGAATTTTCAAATGAAGACGACGATTACGACACTCTCGCGGGATTTATTCTGAACCACGCCGGCTCTATTCCCGAAGAAGGATTCTCTTTTGTCGATATGGGGGTTAAATTTACGGTCAAAGAAATACATAATAAAAGAATCAATAAAGTCCTCGTCGAAAAACTGCCGGAGCAAAAATGA
- a CDS encoding single-stranded DNA-binding protein, with product MAFSLNKIMLIGNLGGDAETRFTTNNVSVTTFSLATTRSYKGRDGNWVNETTWHNVVAYNLSDFYKDALKKGKKFYIEGRISKRDYEDKNGIKRYFTEVVAEQLIPLDGREAPPESGGGDMPGEAPTMGADSDEDLPF from the coding sequence GTGGCTTTTTCTTTAAACAAGATTATGCTGATTGGAAATTTGGGCGGCGATGCTGAAACGCGTTTTACTACGAATAATGTGTCTGTAACTACATTTTCATTGGCTACTACGAGAAGTTACAAGGGACGGGACGGCAATTGGGTCAACGAGACTACATGGCATAATGTTGTGGCTTACAATTTATCCGATTTCTATAAGGACGCCTTAAAAAAAGGGAAGAAGTTTTATATCGAGGGAAGAATATCTAAACGGGATTACGAGGACAAAAACGGCATTAAGAGATATTTCACTGAAGTAGTTGCCGAACAGCTTATTCCATTGGACGGCAGAGAAGCGCCGCCGGAATCAGGGGGCGGAGATATGCCGGGCGAAGCTCCTACTATGGGAGCCGATTCGGACGAGGATTTACCATTTTAA
- a CDS encoding SPOR domain-containing protein produces the protein MKIILILLASFLFVTGCSSLKETEKNQPAEEVYIFDDVESIDADAAPDTLENQKQVEELPADEIKKKTVHFIVQLAAFSSRNNAEKFVESNSNKTEYELNIIYKDEVKMYTVQLFPFDSIEKAEMVRDKLKKIPEFKNAFIFTVED, from the coding sequence ATGAAAATAATATTAATCCTTCTGGCAAGTTTTCTCTTTGTAACCGGCTGTTCTTCATTGAAAGAAACCGAAAAAAATCAACCGGCTGAAGAAGTATATATTTTTGACGACGTAGAATCGATCGATGCGGACGCGGCGCCGGACACTTTGGAGAATCAGAAACAAGTTGAAGAGCTCCCGGCAGACGAAATTAAGAAAAAAACGGTTCATTTTATCGTTCAACTCGCAGCTTTTTCCAGCCGGAACAACGCTGAAAAATTCGTAGAATCGAATTCGAACAAGACCGAGTACGAACTGAATATTATTTATAAGGACGAAGTTAAAATGTATACGGTGCAGCTTTTCCCGTTTGATTCTATCGAAAAGGCTGAAATGGTAAGGGACAAACTGAAAAAAATACCCGAGTTCAAAAACGCCTTCATTTTTACGGTTGAAGATTAA